In Marinicella rhabdoformis, a genomic segment contains:
- a CDS encoding group 1 truncated hemoglobin, whose amino-acid sequence MKNKILIMTMLVALGACSNHKKTESLYDQLGGEPVINQITSNLLDRILNNEKIAFLFKETVREDLHERIVSQLCQETGGPCVYEGLDMVEAHSGQEIKYSEFDVFVEDLILAMEDANVPFTLQNQFLAIFAPMREDITYQ is encoded by the coding sequence GTGAAAAATAAAATATTAATAATGACCATGTTGGTTGCGCTTGGTGCGTGTTCTAACCATAAAAAAACTGAAAGTTTATATGATCAATTGGGCGGCGAGCCGGTGATCAATCAAATCACTTCAAACTTATTGGACAGAATTTTGAACAATGAAAAAATCGCTTTTTTGTTTAAAGAAACGGTTCGTGAAGATTTGCATGAAAGGATTGTCAGCCAATTGTGCCAAGAAACCGGTGGGCCTTGTGTTTATGAAGGTCTAGACATGGTTGAGGCACACAGTGGACAAGAGATTAAATACTCTGAGTTTGATGTGTTTGTAGAAGATTTGATTTTGGCCATGGAAGATGCAAATGTGCCATTCACTTTACAAAATCAATTTTTGGCTATTTTTGCTCCGATGAGAGAAGACATTACCTATCAGTAA
- a CDS encoding DUF3034 family protein, with translation MITTQPADAGSRQLGTGAVTQIEGASGSGLVPWATIAGYGESDETDFLAALTRVDTGDYRFDMQGVSVGWHNRVEVSFAKQELDLITLGPAIGLPGATLNQDVIGAKVRLGGNLVYSKMPQIAFGVQYKKNKDFLIPSVVGAKDDTGIDYYLSATKLFLGKPGGFNGFATMTLRSTEAIETGLLGFGGDNGSGRDVNLEASFGIFVNKSLAFGVDFRQKQRQLNFAKESHWKDVFVAWVPNRHVSLVLAYADLGNVATLTNQKGWYVSVNGGF, from the coding sequence GTGATAACCACACAGCCAGCGGATGCTGGGAGTCGGCAATTGGGTACCGGAGCCGTGACTCAAATTGAAGGGGCATCCGGCAGCGGATTGGTTCCTTGGGCAACGATTGCTGGCTATGGCGAGTCTGATGAAACTGATTTTTTGGCAGCTTTAACCCGTGTAGATACAGGCGATTACCGCTTTGACATGCAAGGTGTTTCTGTGGGTTGGCACAATCGAGTAGAAGTTTCTTTTGCTAAACAAGAGTTGGATTTGATCACTTTAGGTCCTGCCATTGGTTTGCCAGGTGCCACATTGAATCAAGATGTGATAGGTGCCAAAGTCAGGTTGGGTGGTAATTTGGTCTACAGCAAAATGCCACAAATTGCCTTTGGTGTTCAATATAAAAAGAACAAAGACTTTTTGATTCCTTCAGTGGTGGGTGCCAAAGATGACACAGGCATTGACTATTACCTCAGTGCCACCAAATTGTTTTTAGGAAAGCCTGGCGGTTTTAATGGTTTTGCTACCATGACGTTAAGGTCAACAGAGGCGATTGAAACGGGTTTACTCGGTTTTGGAGGTGATAATGGATCAGGTAGGGATGTCAACTTAGAAGCCTCTTTTGGTATTTTTGTTAATAAAAGCTTGGCTTTTGGTGTTGACTTCAGACAAAAACAGAGGCAACTGAACTTTGCCAAAGAGAGCCACTGGAAAGATGTATTTGTCGCTTGGGTACCCAATCGACACGTGTCTTTGGTTTTGGCTTATGCAGATTTAGGCAATGTCGCTACGTTAACCAACCAAAAAGGTTGGTATGTTTCTGTTAATGGAGGGTTTTGA
- the ribD gene encoding bifunctional diaminohydroxyphosphoribosylaminopyrimidine deaminase/5-amino-6-(5-phosphoribosylamino)uracil reductase RibD produces MKKFMKKALKLARKGLFTVGENPKVGCLIVKGDEIVGQGFHQYVGQLHAEVLALKEAGDQAKGATAYVTLEPCSHHGKNPPCADALIKAGIKRVVVCNDDPNPLVAGQGYDKLRAAGIEVVTGVMKKKGQALNAGFLHRMKTGLPWVRLKMAQSLDGRTAMANGDSFWITGRKARQDVQYWRGRSGVIVTGIGTVLSDDCRLTVRPDDLPKKYRKLTHDFNGENGLNRQPLRVVLDSQLRLPLDAKIIADDARCVVVTCNENAHKIKRLEEKGVKVLQMPNSQGQVDIKAIIKWLGNQNINEVLFECGATLAGQLVSDKLLNEMLIYTAPVFMGSLAKPLVKLDIDHMPQRLCLNVNNVKKLGFDFCFNVSVSD; encoded by the coding sequence ATGAAAAAATTCATGAAAAAAGCCCTCAAGCTGGCGCGCAAAGGTTTGTTTACTGTAGGCGAAAACCCAAAAGTGGGTTGTTTGATAGTCAAAGGTGATGAAATTGTAGGCCAAGGTTTTCATCAATACGTCGGCCAACTTCATGCCGAAGTATTGGCACTCAAAGAAGCCGGTGATCAAGCCAAAGGCGCTACAGCTTATGTTACGTTAGAGCCATGTAGCCACCATGGCAAAAACCCACCATGCGCCGATGCTTTGATCAAAGCGGGAATCAAGCGCGTTGTGGTGTGTAATGACGACCCCAATCCTTTGGTTGCAGGTCAAGGATATGACAAACTCAGGGCCGCTGGCATTGAAGTGGTGACCGGTGTAATGAAGAAAAAAGGGCAGGCCTTGAATGCAGGCTTTTTGCACCGCATGAAAACGGGCTTGCCGTGGGTGCGCTTGAAAATGGCGCAATCTTTGGATGGCAGAACGGCGATGGCCAATGGTGACAGTTTTTGGATAACGGGTAGAAAGGCTCGCCAAGATGTTCAGTATTGGCGCGGGCGCAGTGGGGTGATTGTGACTGGCATTGGTACTGTGTTATCTGATGACTGCCGATTAACCGTCAGGCCTGATGACTTGCCGAAAAAGTACCGCAAGTTGACTCATGATTTCAATGGTGAGAATGGACTTAATAGGCAACCACTGCGTGTGGTTTTGGACAGTCAGTTGCGCTTGCCATTGGATGCCAAAATCATTGCTGATGATGCTCGTTGTGTGGTCGTTACTTGTAATGAAAATGCACATAAAATCAAGCGATTAGAGGAAAAAGGTGTCAAGGTACTACAGATGCCAAATTCCCAAGGTCAAGTTGATATTAAAGCGATCATCAAGTGGTTGGGAAATCAAAACATCAATGAAGTGCTGTTTGAATGTGGTGCGACTTTAGCTGGTCAGTTGGTTAGTGACAAGCTGCTCAATGAGATGTTGATTTATACCGCACCGGTGTTTATGGGCAGTTTGGCCAAGCCACTGGTTAAATTGGACATAGACCATATGCCTCAAAGGCTGTGTTTGAATGTAAACAATGTTAAAAAACTGGGGTTTGACTTTTGTTTTAATGTTTCTGTATCAGATTGA
- the nadC gene encoding carboxylating nicotinate-nucleotide diphosphorylase has protein sequence MNPKHYRHIIEDALHEDIQTGDLTSEAIFPRRQMCTAQLIAKQDGIVAGIEVFREAFWVLDENVEVTLNFKDGDHCRDREVIAEIKGPVLSVLGAERVALNLLQRMSGIACLTHEFVKRCQGKCKVLDTRKTVPNLRVLDKWAVLIGGGVNHRIGLYDMALIKENHIKAAGGITQAVNHILDFDNHSRKIEVEVTNLDELREALTCPVDRIMLDNMDNDTMREAVSITNDKIDLEASGNVSLDTIEGISKTGVDYVSIGALTHSVKAMDYSLLVV, from the coding sequence ATGAATCCAAAACATTACCGCCACATCATCGAAGACGCTTTGCATGAAGACATCCAAACAGGTGACCTCACCAGCGAAGCGATATTCCCACGCCGACAAATGTGTACGGCACAATTGATTGCCAAACAAGACGGCATCGTGGCAGGTATTGAAGTGTTCCGTGAAGCATTTTGGGTATTGGATGAAAACGTGGAAGTGACTTTGAATTTCAAAGACGGCGATCACTGTAGAGACCGTGAAGTGATTGCTGAAATCAAAGGACCCGTGCTGTCGGTTTTGGGTGCAGAACGGGTGGCATTGAACCTGTTACAACGCATGAGCGGCATTGCTTGCTTAACCCATGAATTTGTTAAGCGTTGTCAGGGCAAATGCAAGGTCTTAGACACCCGAAAAACGGTACCAAACCTGCGTGTTTTGGACAAATGGGCAGTATTGATCGGCGGCGGCGTTAACCACCGCATTGGCCTATACGACATGGCCTTGATCAAAGAAAACCACATCAAAGCCGCCGGCGGCATCACCCAAGCGGTCAACCACATATTGGATTTTGATAACCACAGCCGCAAAATTGAGGTTGAAGTGACCAATTTGGATGAACTGCGCGAAGCCCTCACCTGTCCAGTTGACCGCATCATGTTGGACAACATGGACAACGACACGATGCGCGAAGCCGTAAGTATCACGAACGACAAGATTGACTTAGAAGCCTCAGGTAACGTCAGTTTGGACACCATAGAAGGCATCTCTAAAACAGGCGTAGATTATGTCTCAATTGGCGCCTTGACCCATTCGGTAAAAGCCATGGACTACAGCTTGTTGGTGGTCTGA
- a CDS encoding NAD+ synthase, giving the protein MKVAIAQINVKVGDLHGNTERIIETIKNHREAVDLIVFPELAICGYPPEDLLFHRQFIHDCYHAVQTIADHCKDVAVVLGYPRFHAHEPDKLHNSAVLIQNEHIKMVYDKHKLPNYLVFDEMRYFTAGGHDGLVDISLAGQSIKVGITICEDIWYDAEPVVNQASLGADLLINISASPYAAGKIDRRIDMLKRRAESFETPLIYCNLVGGQDELIFDGSSVAIDRHGDVMCRLESFKNQVQIIDLNDETKVETTDNNTLSNEAELYQSLVMCTRDYFVKNGFSKAVLGLSGGIDSALSAVICCDAIGAQNVTGLLMPSKFSSDHSVADAKALANNMGMPHHVVPIEPMHQVFESNLSPLFDDYFQNLTDENLQARIRGVLNMAVANNQNAILLCTGNKSETAVGYTTLYGDMAGGFAPIKDLFKMQVYALCQYRNTLASDDKPAIPHNTIEKPPSAELRPDQKDSDSLPDYAELDQILEAYIHNHQDAEQIAALGFDLSLVKRILRLVDINEYKRQQAAPGPRVTQMGFGKDRRMPITNGYNH; this is encoded by the coding sequence ATGAAAGTCGCAATTGCCCAGATCAATGTCAAGGTCGGTGACCTGCACGGTAACACCGAACGCATCATTGAAACGATTAAAAACCACCGCGAAGCTGTTGATTTGATTGTCTTTCCAGAGCTGGCCATATGTGGCTACCCGCCTGAAGACTTGCTCTTTCACCGCCAGTTTATTCATGATTGTTACCATGCGGTTCAAACCATTGCCGACCATTGCAAAGACGTCGCTGTGGTTTTGGGTTACCCAAGATTTCATGCCCATGAACCTGATAAATTACACAATTCAGCGGTCTTGATTCAAAACGAACACATCAAGATGGTCTATGACAAACACAAGCTACCAAATTACTTGGTATTTGATGAAATGCGCTATTTCACAGCCGGTGGTCATGACGGCTTAGTGGACATAAGCTTGGCAGGACAAAGCATAAAAGTCGGCATCACCATCTGTGAAGACATTTGGTATGACGCCGAACCTGTGGTCAACCAAGCGTCACTAGGCGCTGACTTATTGATTAATATTTCGGCATCACCCTATGCGGCAGGAAAAATTGACCGCCGAATAGACATGCTCAAACGCCGCGCGGAAAGCTTTGAAACACCCTTGATTTATTGCAACTTGGTCGGTGGTCAAGATGAGTTGATATTCGATGGCAGCAGTGTGGCGATTGACCGTCATGGTGATGTGATGTGCCGCTTAGAAAGCTTTAAAAACCAAGTGCAAATCATTGATTTAAATGATGAAACTAAAGTCGAAACCACCGACAACAACACACTTAGCAATGAAGCTGAACTGTACCAATCCTTGGTCATGTGTACCCGCGATTATTTTGTTAAAAATGGTTTTTCAAAGGCTGTCTTGGGTTTATCAGGCGGCATCGATTCGGCCTTAAGTGCTGTGATTTGTTGTGATGCCATTGGCGCTCAAAACGTCACAGGCTTACTGATGCCCTCAAAATTTTCATCAGATCACTCTGTCGCTGATGCCAAAGCCTTGGCTAACAACATGGGCATGCCCCATCATGTGGTTCCTATTGAACCAATGCATCAGGTATTTGAATCCAATTTATCACCACTTTTTGACGATTACTTCCAAAACCTCACAGATGAAAACCTACAAGCCAGAATCCGTGGCGTGTTGAACATGGCCGTCGCCAATAACCAAAACGCCATCTTGCTGTGCACGGGTAACAAAAGTGAAACCGCAGTAGGCTACACCACACTGTATGGCGACATGGCCGGTGGTTTTGCCCCCATCAAAGACCTGTTCAAGATGCAAGTCTATGCCCTGTGCCAATACCGAAACACCCTGGCATCTGATGATAAACCCGCCATTCCGCACAACACCATCGAAAAACCACCCTCAGCCGAATTGCGCCCAGATCAAAAAGACTCCGATTCGCTGCCTGATTACGCAGAATTAGACCAAATCCTAGAAGCCTACATTCACAACCACCAAGACGCCGAACAAATAGCCGCTTTGGGATTTGATTTAAGCTTAGTCAAAAGAATCCTCCGACTGGTCGACATCAACGAATACAAGCGCCAACAAGCCGCTCCCGGCCCCCGCGTCACCCAAATGGGCTTCGGCAAAGACCGTAGAATGCCAATTACCAATGGTTATAACCATTAG
- a CDS encoding prolyl oligopeptidase family serine peptidase, translated as MKKYLLITSLVILSFSTQASNLINDERVKDQKSCFTWIFTDYSSWRSHIEKKYKEKIKSVEKLKMALTQFDSHFGKEKFDYYQSNLSCVNFKYFVDGKTVSGYVIKPKLSTGKLPVLIYNRGGNGNYGAVVFGSMMHNLFPVADEGFVIIGSQYRGTNTRNKTLQDQFGGDDVNDVTALLEYIPNIEDADEQRIGMFGASRGGMQTHLAVKQSKEIKAIAIIAGVIDLVKELDFRPEMEKVFKATIPDYDKNKVAELEKRSVINWVDELSPKVPILLMHGENDNRVDVNNSIAFADALSKNNIPHKLVVYPGDNHSLMKNKPKAITEIVQWFKKHL; from the coding sequence GTGAAAAAATACCTACTAATTACCTCATTAGTTATTTTATCGTTTAGCACGCAAGCATCAAATTTAATTAATGATGAACGGGTTAAAGATCAAAAAAGCTGCTTTACTTGGATTTTTACTGATTATTCTTCATGGCGTAGCCACATTGAAAAAAAATATAAAGAGAAAATAAAGTCAGTTGAAAAACTGAAAATGGCTTTGACTCAATTTGATTCTCATTTTGGAAAAGAAAAGTTCGATTATTATCAAAGTAATTTATCGTGCGTCAACTTTAAGTACTTTGTTGATGGAAAAACGGTAAGTGGTTATGTAATCAAACCCAAGCTATCAACGGGTAAATTACCTGTATTAATTTATAACAGGGGTGGTAATGGTAATTATGGTGCTGTCGTTTTCGGCTCTATGATGCATAATTTATTTCCTGTTGCCGATGAAGGATTTGTTATTATCGGCAGTCAATATCGCGGAACTAATACAAGAAATAAGACCTTGCAAGATCAATTTGGAGGGGATGATGTCAATGATGTAACTGCATTATTGGAGTATATTCCTAATATTGAGGACGCTGATGAGCAACGAATCGGAATGTTTGGAGCCAGCCGGGGAGGTATGCAAACACATTTAGCCGTCAAGCAATCAAAAGAAATTAAAGCGATAGCCATTATCGCTGGTGTTATCGACCTGGTCAAAGAACTTGATTTTCGTCCTGAAATGGAAAAGGTCTTTAAGGCAACAATTCCTGACTACGATAAAAATAAAGTGGCAGAACTGGAAAAGCGGTCAGTAATAAATTGGGTTGATGAACTGTCACCCAAAGTACCAATTTTACTGATGCATGGTGAAAATGATAATCGGGTGGACGTTAATAACTCCATAGCGTTTGCTGATGCATTATCCAAAAACAACATCCCCCATAAGCTAGTAGTTTATCCTGGTGATAACCATAGTTTAATGAAAAATAAACCTAAAGCCATTACTGAAATAGTTCAGTGGTTTAAAAAGCATTTATAA
- a CDS encoding nuclear transport factor 2 family protein: MSKNLATIKNVYQAFTTGDIPTVLSVLADDIEWTEALGGPYGGVFVGPQAILENVFMKLGGDWECFTAEPHQFIEDGDTIVVLGSYNGTHKTTGKSFEAPVAHVWQMADGMAVKFHQYTDTAVQLAATQDG, from the coding sequence ATGAGTAAAAATTTAGCAACCATTAAGAATGTTTATCAAGCCTTTACCACGGGTGATATCCCCACCGTGTTGTCTGTGTTAGCTGATGACATTGAGTGGACTGAAGCTTTGGGCGGGCCTTATGGTGGCGTGTTTGTTGGGCCGCAAGCAATCTTAGAAAATGTGTTTATGAAATTAGGTGGTGATTGGGAATGCTTTACCGCAGAACCGCATCAATTCATTGAAGACGGTGACACCATTGTGGTTTTGGGATCCTACAATGGTACACACAAAACCACGGGTAAATCTTTTGAAGCACCCGTCGCGCATGTTTGGCAGATGGCAGATGGTATGGCGGTGAAATTTCACCAGTACACAGACACGGCCGTTCAATTGGCAGCGACGCAGGACGGTTAA
- a CDS encoding IS3 family transposase (programmed frameshift) — protein sequence MKTSRYSDSQILAIIKQNESGVPVPDLCREHGMSSATFYKWRAKYGGMDASLMKRMKELEVENRRLKKMYAEERLKAEMVKDALFKKVVRPSFRKRMAQAAIAKYDSSIRLACAAFSISETCYQNQAKLSGENDEIAGWLMKLTTKETDWGFGLCFDYLRNVKHFGWNHKRVYRIYCELVLNLRIKPRRRLKRNKPEPLKEPIRKDQVWSIDFMHDQLIDDRKYRLFNVIDDFKREGLAIEASFSFPSLRVIRVLENLFEWRTKPAVIRCDNGPELISYQFINWSKQQNIRIEYIQPGKPQQNAYIERHNRTIRFSWVSKHLFDSLEQVQNYATKWLWFYNRERPHKANGGRPPLMAA from the exons ATGAAGACATCAAGATATTCAGACAGCCAAATACTGGCAATTATTAAGCAAAATGAATCAGGCGTACCTGTGCCAGATTTATGTCGTGAACACGGTATGAGCTCTGCCACATTTTATAAATGGCGTGCAAAATATGGTGGTATGGATGCATCACTAATGAAGCGAATGAAAGAGCTTGAGGTTGAGAATCGTCGTTTGAAAAAGATGTATGCAGAAGAGCGTTTAAAAGCGGAAATGGTTAAAGATGCACTAT TCAAAAAAGTGGTAAGGCCGTCTTTTCGTAAACGAATGGCTCAGGCGGCCATAGCCAAATATGATTCAAGCATCAGATTAGCATGTGCAGCATTTAGTATCAGTGAAACATGTTACCAAAACCAAGCCAAACTGTCAGGTGAGAATGATGAGATTGCTGGTTGGCTGATGAAACTCACCACAAAAGAAACTGACTGGGGCTTTGGGTTGTGTTTTGACTATTTGCGTAACGTAAAGCATTTTGGCTGGAATCATAAACGTGTGTATAGAATCTACTGCGAACTGGTTTTAAACCTGCGTATCAAGCCTCGCAGACGATTGAAGCGCAATAAACCTGAGCCTTTGAAAGAGCCCATCAGAAAAGACCAAGTATGGTCGATTGACTTCATGCATGATCAATTAATTGATGACAGAAAGTATCGTTTATTTAACGTGATTGATGATTTTAAACGTGAAGGTTTGGCGATCGAAGCCAGCTTTTCATTCCCATCATTGAGGGTAATCAGGGTATTAGAAAACCTATTTGAATGGCGTACAAAGCCAGCAGTTATAAGATGTGACAATGGGCCAGAGTTAATTAGCTATCAGTTTATAAATTGGTCCAAACAACAAAATATTCGAATTGAATATATTCAACCTGGCAAGCCTCAGCAAAATGCCTATATTGAAAGACACAACCGAACAATCAGGTTCAGTTGGGTCAGTAAACATCTGTTTGATTCACTAGAGCAAGTACAAAACTATGCAACAAAGTGGCTTTGGTTTTATAATCGTGAAAGGCCACACAAGGCAAACGGTGGGCGACCTCCCTTAATGGCCGCATGA
- a CDS encoding Na+/H+ antiporter NhaC family protein translates to MTWLSILPPLVAIAFAIWKREVTLALLLGIFTAAMIMSGGNPITAFVDVTARIVDVFSSAYNTRVLMFSLLIGALIQLIRISGGVTALVDWLTMKKLTNSQRKAGLLPSLLGSSIFIDTNMSVLTAGISSQAVFDQQKLSRERLAYIIDSTCAPISVLVLLNGWGAAILGYVQETGVADPVAVMVSSIGYNFYALITLIIVYYTVLSTRVYGSLKHSEKTMQSKGPAIAEDSDLPQATKKRYMLLPLVFMVLSILIFMFITGDGDLRQGSGSESVLWSVILSVMLVFALLRFDAKKPTKFLMEQCFKGMGELLPLVTLVLLAFALSAAMGDLGTAKFVTAVVSDSVPVFLIPALLFVIAGFVSFTTGTSWGTFGILIPIAIPLAMGLGISPGLVLGAVLGGSVFGDHASPISDTTVIASLAAGCDLLDHVKTQLPYALTAGGLSVVLYLILGALQ, encoded by the coding sequence ATGACTTGGTTGAGTATTTTACCGCCTTTAGTGGCGATTGCTTTTGCGATTTGGAAGCGTGAAGTAACATTGGCTTTGTTGTTGGGTATATTTACCGCTGCCATGATCATGAGCGGTGGCAATCCAATCACTGCTTTTGTTGATGTCACAGCGCGCATCGTGGATGTATTTTCAAGCGCCTATAACACCCGCGTTTTGATGTTCAGTTTGTTGATTGGTGCGTTGATTCAATTGATTCGTATATCAGGTGGTGTCACCGCTTTGGTCGATTGGTTGACCATGAAAAAACTGACCAACAGCCAACGCAAAGCGGGCTTATTGCCTTCCCTACTCGGCAGCAGCATTTTCATTGATACCAACATGAGCGTGTTAACCGCTGGCATCTCATCACAAGCGGTTTTTGACCAACAAAAACTGAGTCGCGAACGCTTGGCTTATATTATTGATTCTACTTGTGCGCCCATCAGTGTTTTGGTGTTGCTCAATGGTTGGGGCGCTGCCATTTTAGGCTATGTGCAAGAAACCGGTGTGGCCGATCCAGTTGCAGTGATGGTCAGCAGCATTGGCTATAATTTTTATGCCCTCATCACTTTAATTATCGTTTACTACACCGTGCTGAGTACCCGCGTTTATGGCTCCCTGAAACATTCAGAGAAAACCATGCAATCAAAAGGTCCTGCCATAGCTGAAGACAGTGATTTACCCCAAGCGACCAAGAAACGATACATGTTGCTGCCCTTGGTTTTCATGGTGTTAAGCATTCTTATTTTCATGTTCATTACAGGTGACGGCGACCTGCGCCAAGGCTCAGGTTCTGAGTCTGTTTTGTGGTCTGTGATATTGTCTGTGATGTTGGTTTTTGCTTTGTTGCGTTTTGATGCCAAGAAACCCACCAAATTTTTGATGGAACAGTGCTTCAAAGGCATGGGTGAACTGCTACCATTGGTGACCTTAGTTTTATTGGCCTTTGCGCTTTCTGCTGCCATGGGTGACTTGGGTACGGCGAAATTTGTCACCGCGGTGGTCAGTGATTCAGTGCCTGTGTTCTTGATTCCAGCTTTGTTATTTGTGATAGCTGGCTTTGTGTCTTTCACTACTGGCACTTCTTGGGGTACATTTGGGATTTTAATTCCTATCGCCATACCTTTGGCCATGGGCTTGGGCATATCGCCCGGTTTAGTTTTGGGTGCGGTACTGGGTGGTTCGGTCTTCGGTGACCATGCATCGCCAATTTCTGACACCACTGTGATTGCTTCTTTGGCGGCCGGTTGTGACTTGCTTGACCATGTTAAGACACAGTTACCTTATGCCTTAACTGCCGGTGGTTTGAGTGTGGTTTTGTATTTAATTTTGGGTGCTTTGCAATAG
- a CDS encoding GNAT family N-acetyltransferase — translation MTDLQPTFIGQLCEIRPLLASDFDALYAVASDPEIWAQHPASDRYQKAHFKQHFFEPALASKSAFVVLKQGQIIGSTRYYDLDKDKREIAIGYTFIGKSFWAQGVNTEMKALMIDHVSSWAKKIWFHVAKQNMRSRKAVDKLGATYVKEEASTVDGVTFTRLHYRLLL, via the coding sequence ATGACAGACTTGCAACCTACCTTCATTGGTCAATTGTGTGAAATCAGGCCACTTTTGGCTTCTGATTTTGATGCCTTGTATGCTGTGGCATCTGATCCTGAAATCTGGGCACAGCACCCGGCCAGTGACCGTTATCAAAAAGCACATTTTAAACAGCATTTTTTTGAACCTGCATTGGCTTCAAAAAGTGCATTTGTTGTGCTGAAGCAAGGCCAAATCATTGGATCAACCCGTTATTATGATTTAGATAAGGACAAACGAGAAATCGCCATCGGTTACACCTTTATTGGTAAATCCTTTTGGGCTCAGGGCGTGAACACTGAAATGAAGGCCTTAATGATCGACCATGTGTCCTCTTGGGCTAAAAAAATTTGGTTCCATGTGGCAAAACAAAACATGCGTTCAAGAAAAGCGGTGGACAAACTCGGCGCCACATACGTTAAAGAAGAGGCCAGCACCGTCGATGGTGTGACTTTTACCCGATTACATTACCGTTTATTGCTGTAG
- a CDS encoding YfhL family 4Fe-4S dicluster ferredoxin: MALTITKACINCDMCDPECPNEAISYGTEIYEINADLCTECKGHYDEEQCIKVCPIDCIIPDPDRPESELELLEKFIRIHGDSQ; encoded by the coding sequence ATGGCCTTAACCATCACCAAAGCGTGCATCAATTGCGACATGTGCGACCCTGAATGCCCCAACGAGGCCATCAGTTATGGTACAGAAATTTATGAAATTAATGCAGATTTGTGCACTGAGTGCAAAGGCCATTATGATGAGGAGCAATGCATCAAAGTGTGCCCAATTGATTGCATCATACCTGACCCTGATCGCCCAGAAAGTGAGCTTGAATTGTTAGAAAAATTTATCCGCATCCATGGTGACTCACAGTAA